A segment of the Nilaparvata lugens isolate BPH chromosome X, ASM1435652v1, whole genome shotgun sequence genome:
AAGAAATTGCTCAATAATTTTCTCGCCAACACTTGTAGCTCTATAAACGCGTGGGCCGTAGAATATTTTACCTGATTcgtctaaaataataaatgcatagccgcaagcaacatgtttttgtgttttccttGTAAAGCTATTTCCTATATCAGTTCCGAGCaaatcatcaacattttcatcGTCGTCCTCACCATTATTTGTTGgtacaataaaactttcaaaatcggcAAATGCAATGTACTTATTTTTTAGTGTGTACgaaaaatttttaaactttaacatttcACCCTGTTTAGGTAGTACTGTTCTTTGTATTGCAAATGTCGAACACAAATCCATATGTTTTTCTAGATTGGTTTTTCCATCACAATTTGCTTGCCGGTTAGTTGTAAATTTGTTAAAACAATATGGACAAATGAACACTTGTCCATTATGCAAAGACAAGTGATGACTCAGTAGCCGTGACAATCCGTTATACCCTTGACGCTTTTTTATCAGAACATAATGCCATTTTTTCGGTGTTGTATCATTTGACAATAGTAGAAGATTGATTTTATGTTCGCGTTGTCTGTAAATTGAACAACGGTAcaggaaaaacttttttttagcAGCATCATAAGCAATCACTGTTatagaaatgtttaaattttgcacttcaaattttttaatgtcaTGCACTGTAGTAGGAAACTTAATACCGgtcaaatttagattattttcaaattgcttCAGATAGTCAACATTCATATTACAACGTCTGTAATGAAAATAGCTAAGTACACTCCATACAAAACATTTACTATCATTTGtgttttttacatttataacggctctttttgcttttataaaatCAGGTGTTTCAATGTATGTACTATTCCCGCCAGCTAAAGGATTGTAACgagtaatattcaaatcaaatgaaatgattCTAACCACAGTCCAACCACTACCGTATCTAATAAACTTATCAagcattgattcaattttctctacacCACtaataaattgatcttgcaAAATATCTAATTGTTCATCAACATTAATTAACAATGACGTATAAATGTAAAATGATGCGTTTGTCATAGTTTCAACGATTTCTTCTTGTTGCGATTGATCGCTGCTGCCGCTATCaacatttacttttttcaattgaacagttgtaacaaaataccatttaatatttttgtcaaaattatcactttcttcaacaattaattcaattactttcggctttaaaatttgcaataatgtttgaacaacatcaatgaatatttttctaaaaacaaatcTGTAGCGAACTGCACTCGAATTTATGCTAGTacttcgttcaatagtataatccatagtttttcaattttgctAGTAgatgtagtagtagtagtaataatagGTAATAGGTTTTGCCATCTTACCGCTTTGAAGAGGTTTGCGGGTCAATGTTTTCAACTTTGTTGTCGATGTTAGTAGCAGTAGCGTTCACGACTCTCGGTTGAGTTGAGTTTGTCACGTCTAGCAGAATCAATGATGCTTCAGCTTGGTGTCCACTATTACGACTGGACTGTTGCAATGATGACTCCGCACTCACTCCACCCACATCAATTTGGCGGCCTCTTCCTCTGCCCTGAGCGATGACGCGTTGATCGGCAAAATAAATGCCGTGGCCCTGACCTTTTCCACCACGTTTTGGCGTATCACACGCTGAGGAAAAGTGGACACGTTTTGCCGGCGGCGAATCGCTGCTGTCAACCACACACCATTCCTCATCCGCCAtttccacctccacctccttgTCGACCGCTATCATCTCAACCAggctgaaaaaacaaacatatagaatgaaataattgtatagaataaaatgactgtgtgtgtgtatgtgtatgtgtgtgtgtgtgtgtgtgtgtgtgtgtgtgtgtgtggtgtgtgtgtgtgtgtgtgtgtgtgtgttgtgtgtgtgtgtgtgtgtatgtgtgtgtgtgtgtgtatacatTTATTTGCAAACGCACATTATTGAATGATCATAAATCTGTTTACAGATAGTatattttccagtttacttCAAGCACAATTATTACCTCCTCAGCCGCCATTATACATATTTGTTTGCAGTTGTTAGAGCAAgacaattgttttcaaaatagaaattaaagtaGTCAAATTGTTTACTGCCGCCGCCgctttttcagtttgattgttAGAGTATAACATTTTAATCATATTTGTTTTGCAATCATTATTGCTGCCAATCATTATTGTCAATGAAAACGTGACAATGTTCTCACCGCCAATCATTATTGACAATGAAAACACTCACAAAACTTGTTGCTACTTTTTTACAgtttgtaaattaatttcaaaaaatatttcattatactTACGTGTTGATTGTTGGCGTTGCTGCTTCTTCACTTGTTGCTGCAGCTGCTGCTTTATCGGTTTGTTGGTTGTCCATTTGCACTGTGCATGAAACGTCACACTATAATCGAATGCGAGCAATATCATGTTGCTCGATGCTTTTATAATTTTGAGCCGCTCGGTGCCATCAACTGTCAGTTTGTTATCACGCAGAACATGTGGGGtttgcaataattatataagtatgCATGTGCACTgcacaatgaataaattaatatctttcaCTCAGCTAACATTGGCAGATGTAAAGTCTGTTACAGAGACGCAAGGTGCACACATTTTGCCCGTTAATTGTCCTTAAGAAATTTGCAAACGATATTTTTCCTTATCAGTGTTCCGGGAATGAAACATCTGTACTAAATTTCGCATACAACATATGCACAAAACAGATATACTTTCTTTGAACTTCTTACCATCTATAttcatcaagttgataatatataatgacgAAAAACTGCATCCTTCCGTTAGTATCAGTTTGAAACTCCTACAACACTACGTCGCAGTCAGCAGATCAAACCTCGCCTATGGCAGCGCCAATCAACAGCGAAACCAAtgtaagtttattattattttttccatttactCATCTAGCAAACTGAC
Coding sequences within it:
- the LOC120354543 gene encoding uncharacterized protein LOC120354543, which produces MDNQQTDKAAAAATSEEAATPTINTLVEMIAVDKEVEVEMADEEWCVVDSSDSPPAKRVHFSSACDTPKRGGKGQGHGIYFADQRVIAQGRGRGRQIDVGGVSAESSLQQSSRNSGHQAEASLILLDVTNSTQPRVVNATATNIDNKVENIDPQTSSKRYDINIMSMAMDAPLLFYLLNGNDACSVIKRIIDLLCTLEAMCKRAAVENESSLVTLMKEVQRAEEDERREMDSVQLINQSAPKPWVPLRELKEDVPYPIISAGSIPINMVDV